A single region of the Serinus canaria isolate serCan28SL12 chromosome 1, serCan2020, whole genome shotgun sequence genome encodes:
- the ATP5PF gene encoding ATP synthase-coupling factor 6, mitochondrial gives MILRQILRLSSLFHSAVSVHLRRNIGLSAIVFNKAKELDPVQKLFVDKIREYNTKSKQAGGPVDAGPEFQKDMNESLARLQRAYGEGDLTKFPEFKFEEPKFEETPK, from the exons ATGATCCTGCGGCAGATCTTGCggctttcctcccttttccactCCGCTGTGTCCGTTCATCTGCGCAGGAACATTGGGCTCTCTGCGATTGTCTTCAACAAGGCAAAAGAGCTCGACCCCGTCCAGAAGCTCTTCGTGGACAAGATCAGAGAGTACAACACGAAGAGCAA GCAAGCTGGAGGGCCTGTTGATGCAGGACCTGAGTTTCAAAAAGATATGAATGAATCCCTTGCAAGACTCCAACGGGCGTATGGTGAAGGAGATCTCACCAAGTTTCCAGAATTTAAATTTGAGG AGCCCAAGTTTGAGGAGACTCCAAAGTGA